In Leptospira bouyouniensis, the sequence CGGGGAGAGAATTTACAACACCGTTTGGTTTTTGTGATTCCAGAAGGAAATGTAAGTTTCAGGAAATGGTGCCAAAGCCTAGATGGATCAGAATCATATTTAGTCTATCAAACCATTTCGCCGTCTGAAATTTCCAAAATAGATGCTGATGTAACACATTTTTATCTGTTGAAAGGGGATCAGATAACTGAAACAGATTGGAATTTTTTAAAAGAAGTGATGGATCCTGAAACCATAACCTTTTCGTCTCGGGTGATGGAAGAGAGGTGGTGTATCGAAGTATTGGGATACGGAGAAATTTAAAAACCAATCATTCAATTGTTCTCTATCGTAGGAACCAATCCGAAAACAAAATTCTTGTGATACGAAAGTTGTCTAGGCAATCGGTACTCGATACCCATAAAAAACAAGTTTAAGTCTTTTGGATTTGTTTTCGAAAAAATTCTACGTTTTCCAAAAATCTTTTTTTCTCACCGGCTCTTGAAGAATGCCCTGCGATGGCAAGTCCTACTGTTAAATGGCCTTCTTCGTTTTTTGTGATGGTTTTGATTTGTCCAAAAGCAGTGAGGGGCGACTGCATCTTAAAAAAGATATCAAACTGAAACCCTGAGAGTTTAGGCAAACTTTGCATGAGATCAGGGTGATCCACAATCACTTTAAGACCACCTTCTGAAATATCGATCACAGGAAATTTTCCATCGGATTTGATCATGTTCGAATGGCGGATTCGATCAACCATTTCAAAACACAAAGTTTTCATCTCCATTGCCTTGATCAGATCAAAATTTTCTGTTTTACTTTGCATATGAATGTAACCGATGGGGATGGACTCTTCTTCATCATTTAAATACAAAATGGGAAGAATGAGTTCTGATTTGATTTTTAAATTCCTACGGTTGTTAATTTCTTTATTGATATCTTCTTCTATTTCATCAGCGAAAACAATAAAGTCTTCGTTTGGAGACGTTTCATAACATTCTTTGTTATTCACATCTTCGAGAAGTAATCCTTTTTTTGTTTTTTTGATTAGGCGAATGACTTCATTGTCTTCGCGAGAATTGAAAGTTGAAATTTTAATAAAATCGACAGTGTTTTTTAATTTAGTTTCGTAATCTTGGAAATTGACTTTGACTGCTGTCGGAACATGAAACATATCTGTTTCAATTTTTGCCTTACTTGAAACAACATTCGTAATCCATGCAGATCCGGGAGGGACAGGGATTCTTGAACTTTCTCTGTCTTTTTTGGCGATCGCAATTTTATTCAATTGTAAAACGTATTGTGATTCACCTTTATCCTGTTCCACCGTACATTCCAAGTGGAGGTAACGACCAAGGATTTTGTAGAGGGTGATTTTTTGGCCTACTGATAGGGTGATGGTAGGGCGAACACCCACTAAGATTTTGTTTCCATCTTGAGAAACTTTTTTGAGATAACAAATCTCACCTGAATGGATGTCATCCTTCAGATTCAATTCCTGGTTTAATAAAAATTTGGTCAAAACATGCAGTTTTTTTTCCGTGTCGGAAAAAACATCCAAGGAACGTTTGTTTCTTTCTACTGTTTCCATAAAAGGTCGTGGTACTTACTATTATCGGTCAATTTTCTCCTGAAATTCTCTTGCACGCAGAGTTTTCTTACCTAAAGTAGAAAAAGGAAGGATAATTATGTCAAATCACCCCCTACCAGGATCTGAGCTTCTCGATGGAGTCAGTGGACAAGAGCTCTTCTCGGTCAACATGGGACTCACGTATCGAGATTTTTTAGTACTACCTGGGTATATAGACTTCAATCCAAGCGATGTAGAACTAGAAACGAAACTTTCCAAAAATATTTCACTCAAAAGACCACTCATGAGTTCCCCCATGGACACAGTGACAGAGTCTGAGATGGCGATCGCACAAGCACTTATGGGTGGAATCGGTATCATTCATTATAATAACTCGATAGAAGAACAAGTAGATCTCGTTCGGAAAGTGAAACGATACGAAAACGGATTCATTAAAGATCCAATCCTTCTTTCGCCAGAACATACTGTTGCCGATTTAGACGCAGTCAAAGAAAAATATGGATTTAGTGGAATCCCCATTACCGAAAACGGAACCGCCAGTACTAAGTTAGTTGGAATTGTCACAAACCGAGATGTGGACTTTGAAAAAGACCGAAACATCAAATTAGGTAAGGTGATGACAACAGATCTGATCACAGCAAACGTGGGGATCAGTTTACTTGAGGCAAACGATATTCTTCGTACAAGTAAAAAAGGAAAACTTCCCATTGTGGACAAACAAGGAAAACTTGTAGCACTCATCTGTCGAAGTGACCTGAAAAAAAATAAAGAGTTCCCTCAATCCTCCAAAGATGACCAAAAAAGATTACGTGTGGGTGCCGCACTTTCCACCTTACCAGAGTCACGCGATCGTATGGCTGCTCTTGCAGGTGTGGGAGTGGATGCGATCATCATTGATTCCGCACAAGGGAACTCCAGTTACCAAATCGAAATGATCCAATGGATTAAATCTAATTTTCCAAACATTGATGTGATAGGTGGGAATGTGGTCACAAAAGCACAAGCTGCCAATCTCATTGGTGCTGGGGCAGATGGACTACGGATTGGAATGGGACCTGGTTCCATTTGTATCACACAAGATACGATGGCAGTTGGTCGAGCACAAGCGACGGCTGTTTTCAAAACAGCGGAGTATGCACAGGCTCACGGAGTTCCAGTCATTGCCGATGGAGGGATTTCTAACATTGGCGACATTGCCAATGCACTCGCGATTGGAGCTTCCATGTGTATGATGGGTTCCATGTTTGCTGGAACAAAAGAAGCACCTGGTGAGTATTTTTATGAGAACGGCATTCGTCTAAAGAAGTATAGAGGGATGGCTAGTTTGGAAGCAATGAGCAAAGGTGGGGACAAACGGTATTTCTCAGAGTCACAAAAGATCAAGGTAGCACAAGGTGTTTCTGGTTATGTGGTAGATAAGGGTTCTGTTCTCAATCTCATTCCATATCTAGTGCAAGGCCTTAGACAAAGTTTCCAAGATATGGGTTATCGAAACATCCCTGATTTGCATAAAGCATTACGCGAAGGAAAACTTCGTTTTGAACGGAGAACGGAATCGGCTCAAGCACAAGGAAGTGTGCACGGGTTGTATTCTTATACAAAACCTTCGATGAGAGCTGAATAAAGAAATCACATGCGAAAACTTTGGATATTTATTTTTTTGATTTCTTTTACCTCGCTTGCGGCACAAGCACCTGATACGAGTTTGTCAGCACAGGAACTTTTGGCAAGGCTTGACCGAGAAATGGATTTCGGGAAAGGCCTTGTGAAAGGAACTTACGTTCTCATTCGTAGGAATGGAACATCCGAAACGTGGAAAATCAATCGGTTCTTTAATGGCGAGGATGCCCTTTTGTTATTTGATCGAAAGGGAAGAGGACTTGAGTCAAAACTTCTCACTAAGGACGAAGGGGAAAATGTATTTTTCTTCAATGTTCTTAGTGCCAAACTTTTCCGTAAAACTGATGATGAAAAATACGAGTCCCTAATGGGGACTGGATTTTTTTATGTGGATTTATCTGGTTATTCGTATCAGGCAAACTACAATCCTTTAGTCAATGGAGATTTGGAAATTGGAGGTGAGATTTATTACCGTGTTTCGCTTAAACCCATTCTACCTTACTTTTATAAGAAATTAGTCCTTCTTGTTGGTAAAAAAGATTTAAAACCATACCGTGTGGACTTTCACGACCGTGATGGAATTTTATTCAAAACTTTAAACTTAAAGTATGGTCCTGTCAAAATCAAGGATGCCACTGGTAAAGTGGAAGAAGTGCAAAAAGCATCTCGATTGGAAATGTTAGATTTGAATACAGGTAGTATCACTGTTTGGGAAATCCAAGAAGTGGACAAAACAGTGAATCCAGATGCATCACTGTTTAACGTTGATAATCTAAGCAGGTAGAGTGGTTTGCCATTGTCCGAACCTGGTCTGATACTTTTTCGAACACCATTTCAAAAACAAAATCAGATC encodes:
- a CDS encoding DUF1577 domain-containing protein, which gives rise to METVERNKRSLDVFSDTEKKLHVLTKFLLNQELNLKDDIHSGEICYLKKVSQDGNKILVGVRPTITLSVGQKITLYKILGRYLHLECTVEQDKGESQYVLQLNKIAIAKKDRESSRIPVPPGSAWITNVVSSKAKIETDMFHVPTAVKVNFQDYETKLKNTVDFIKISTFNSREDNEVIRLIKKTKKGLLLEDVNNKECYETSPNEDFIVFADEIEEDINKEINNRRNLKIKSELILPILYLNDEEESIPIGYIHMQSKTENFDLIKAMEMKTLCFEMVDRIRHSNMIKSDGKFPVIDISEGGLKVIVDHPDLMQSLPKLSGFQFDIFFKMQSPLTAFGQIKTITKNEEGHLTVGLAIAGHSSRAGEKKRFLENVEFFRKQIQKT
- a CDS encoding outer membrane lipoprotein-sorting protein, yielding MRKLWIFIFLISFTSLAAQAPDTSLSAQELLARLDREMDFGKGLVKGTYVLIRRNGTSETWKINRFFNGEDALLLFDRKGRGLESKLLTKDEGENVFFFNVLSAKLFRKTDDEKYESLMGTGFFYVDLSGYSYQANYNPLVNGDLEIGGEIYYRVSLKPILPYFYKKLVLLVGKKDLKPYRVDFHDRDGILFKTLNLKYGPVKIKDATGKVEEVQKASRLEMLDLNTGSITVWEIQEVDKTVNPDASLFNVDNLSR
- the guaB gene encoding IMP dehydrogenase, translated to MSNHPLPGSELLDGVSGQELFSVNMGLTYRDFLVLPGYIDFNPSDVELETKLSKNISLKRPLMSSPMDTVTESEMAIAQALMGGIGIIHYNNSIEEQVDLVRKVKRYENGFIKDPILLSPEHTVADLDAVKEKYGFSGIPITENGTASTKLVGIVTNRDVDFEKDRNIKLGKVMTTDLITANVGISLLEANDILRTSKKGKLPIVDKQGKLVALICRSDLKKNKEFPQSSKDDQKRLRVGAALSTLPESRDRMAALAGVGVDAIIIDSAQGNSSYQIEMIQWIKSNFPNIDVIGGNVVTKAQAANLIGAGADGLRIGMGPGSICITQDTMAVGRAQATAVFKTAEYAQAHGVPVIADGGISNIGDIANALAIGASMCMMGSMFAGTKEAPGEYFYENGIRLKKYRGMASLEAMSKGGDKRYFSESQKIKVAQGVSGYVVDKGSVLNLIPYLVQGLRQSFQDMGYRNIPDLHKALREGKLRFERRTESAQAQGSVHGLYSYTKPSMRAE